From the genome of Denticeps clupeoides chromosome 17, fDenClu1.1, whole genome shotgun sequence:
CGCGGCCTGGCCCGAGGCTAGCGGGTCCGGCGGTGGCGGACGACCGCGTCCGAGCCGGAGTCGGACCCCCGGCCCGGACACCGGCGCGAGTGGGTCGGGGGGcggcgggtgtgtgtgtgtgtctactggGCTCCGGTTCGTGGGATAACTCACCCTGGTCCTGCAGCAGCGGCTCCACTGCGAGGTTTAGGCGGGGATTTCGGTCTCGGCGGTCCAGACGCGCGTTGCCAGGCGCACCAAAACCTCCCGGCGTCCGCTGTAAACTTGCGATTGCGCACGACGCGGCTTCCTATTGCTCTAGGTAGCAGTTCCTCGCCACCATCTTATATTGAAATGAGGAGGGGGGAACTGGGAAGGAATTCGGAATGCACCGAGGTTGCGCAAATAGTCGCTCGCAATGGCGCATGGGAAATGTAGTCTAAACTTCGACCCCCTTTCACCCCCCCATGGTCATTGTTTTATGGAATGTACACGAAACAATGAACGGCTTGTCGAAACCTGAGCTCGTCCCCCCCGCTCACCATGTCACCGAGAAGGAAAATGTGTagctgatttacatttactgcatttaccagacgcccttatccagagcgacttacagacagtagttacggggacagtccccccctggagacactcagggttaagcgtcttgctcagggacacaatggttgtaagcgggatttggacctgggtcttctggttcataggcgaggatgtcgcccactaggctactaccacccctgtgaAATGCAAGAGAACATTTAGACACTTTGCTGAATATAATTGGCTTCAGGGTGCGATTATATATCGTTTGTACACCAGTGCCACGGTGTTGTCTCCAGACGATTGTCCAGATGACGGTCGCGGAGAAGACCGACTGGTAAGATGTCAAATAAATGGTGCcagcatgtaaaatgtaaagtgaagtgcgGTCTCAACCACCAGGCGGAGTAAAAGCAAGTTTCGCAGCAGAAGGCAGTGGGGAAAAAGCCTTCGTGAATGTAACACATTATATTAACCCACgtaaaaattgaaataaataaataaaaacccagaCAGAAAACAGACATCCTTGGTGAGCCTTGTTTTGCCCAAAAGTAGTCACAAAAActgaatttcaaattcaaatttaatttttcacagtcatacactgtatgatatgcagtgaaatgccttttttttaaactccacatgtgttcattcatagttttgatgccctcagtgagaatctaccaaagtaaatggtcacaAAGATAAAGAATgggaaggtgcgtccaaacctttgacctgtactgaATGTGatcaattgcaaaaaaaattgtcatctTTTCTAAATGTGTGTCCTACCAATGTTCACTACTCTCCAAAAACAGTGAAGCCTGACCACTATGTATTTTACTCACTCGCTCACCATCCATAAGTGCTAAGTGGTCTTATCCCCATCACTAACCAAAGCTCTACAGTAAGTGGTATGTTTGAATTGCAAAGCAAGAATTTCTAGTTTCCCTTTCTGTAAAGATGCAGTGACGGCCGAAAGATTAGGGAAAACAGTTCAAAACGTGGCGAGAGGAATATGAAAACATTTGTTTAGCCAAATGACAGCTGAGATGTACAAATCGGTTCTGTCAGGACAAAGCTCTCATTAACACCACGGGACGCTCAGTAGACATGGCTGTCCTTCATCTACTTATTctctcaggtgtgtgtttgcatctcTATCCTAATACTTgaacaaaaatgttaatattgtgGAAAGAGTTAAAGGTAAATGTCTTATATACTATATATTGATCAGTCATTACAAAATAAATGGTGACGTGAATACCCTTGATTGAATGAAAATGGTACAGTGTAGTGATTTGAGCGACTTTGACAAGAACCGATGGCTAGAGGACTGGCCCATCTGTGCCAAAAAGCGCCAACAAGGGGCACATTACGTTCAGAATTGAACCACGGAGCAGAGcattccctgatggcagtgccATCGGCAGGATTATGCATCCCGCCACACTGCAGAAATGGTTCAAGAGTTCAAGGAACAAGGTGCTGACTTCCTCAGATTTCAACCGAGCGTCTGTGGAATGTGCCAGAAATACGAGTCCGATGCATGGAGGCACCACCTGTAAGGATCTGCTACTGATTGGTGCCGCATAGCACATTATACCTTCAGTGGACTCTAGTGAAGTCCAGGTCAGCGGAAAGACAGGGAACTTCCCATTATTACCCTGTCGATTtgaatgttatggctgatcaagAGTATTcgtagaaatattttttttttattatcttgcTTAATGCTGATGGCTAATGACAAAAATATTCTCAATGTCcagtttttttaaagattttttttgacCTTGTTGTAACGGTCACATCCTGCTGCACCATGGTGATGCTCTTGCTTCTCGATGGCAGGTCTTGGTGGCAACGGCTGGGTACTTGCTGTGCAGTACCTTCTGGTGAACGAAGTGAAGAGCTGGCCCGAcgcacagcagcactgcagagaCATGGGTGCAGACATGGCCGTCGTCAGGGACGCGGGGGACATGGACAGACTCGCCGGTAGCCTGGGCGCCCAGATCACCAGCAACGTCTGGATCGGGCTGAAGAAGGGGACGGGTCTGCACTGGCAGTGGTCTTACTGGGAGAGCTCTGAGCCGGTCACGTACTTTGTCTGGCACTATGGCTCGCCTGTTGCCACGGGGGACTGCGTAACCATGAGCGTCGAAGGGCCGTGGGTTAACGATGACTGTGCCCAAGCGCAGTACTTTGTGTGCCACAACAGTGAGTGACCCCGCAGCCCAATGGTTCCCGACCAGGGGGTCCGCACAATTTAATCTGCACTGATGTTACCAAAATTAGatttggaaacatttttttcacattttaaagtgaagtgattgtcattgtgatacacagcagcacagcacacggtgcacacagtgaaatgtgtcctctgtatttaaccatcacccttggtgagcagtgggcagccatgacaggcgcccggggagcagtgtgtggggacggtgctttgctcagtggcacctcagtggcaccttggtggatcgggattcgaaccggcaaccttctgactacggggccacttcctcaaccgctaggcccaACAACACACCCAATAGGATAATCAAGATTATAGCGATTATTTGATGGTTTAGCATGAATTTAGTTCCACCTGTGAACATTCATCCTTGAATTCTGTTACAGTGCGGATCTTCAGTGAAAGGGTTTACGTCCCTGTATTGACCGCAGTGCCGTGGAGGCAGGCTCAGGAGTACTGCCGGAGCAACTACACCGACCTGGCCACCATTCCCGACTCAGCGGCGTATGATCTGATATACAGCCTCACGCCGGCAGATCCGTTCTGGATCGGCCTGTTTAGGGACCCCTGGGAGTGGGAGAACGGAGACCAGTCGTCTTTCAGGCAGTGGGCTGACGGGCAGCCCGGCAACGTTTCGAACGAGGGCTGCGCTGGCGTGGACGGGAGCGGCCTGTGGCGTGCTTTGAGCTGTGCGTTAAATCTACCCTTCGTTTGTCAGATAGGTGGGGAACGCATCAGCAGCATTGTCACCCAATATCCATAATTCTTAATATGCCCCCTGTCAGCAGGCTTAGTAACTCAGTGTTCCTCTTTAGAAAAAAGCCTCTCTGTTCTGCAAGTGACTTTTTCCTTCAACGCAAGCGTGGACCCAAATGACCCAGAGATAAAAACAGCCATCCTCAACCAGGTCAGATCCCATCTGCACCATCATATGAACAGTGTACTTGTGacgcatgtgtgcatgtttttctaTGAATGGATGAATTGCTTTGGTTGTAGGTCAGGGCCAAGCTGACAGCAAGTGGGCTGTCTGGCAGCGtgcagatgcagttggaaatgaaGCCTGGTGGTTAAACCTTCCGCACCAGCTACTGAGGCTAATTTCAATGCTAAAACAACCATGTTTCTGGTTTGTATTTTAATTGTACAGATCGTTATATATGCACACATAGACATACATTGTTGCTTGGGATGCACTTAGTCTATTTCTATCTGTAGGGTTGTGTTTGTTTAGTGGGCTTGACGGAACATATAGTATGCGGGTATGGTTTCCTTCATTTATTTGCTTGACAGGCATATATGGCATATGACAGCTATTAAAATTTGGTAATCAATAATTGAATCAGTTGTAGATAATGTAATTGATAACGTATGTATTTTCTCATTGCTCGGCACCACAACATGGATAAATATATCCACTAAACACCAGCCCCATTTGCAAGTTCACTAACGCTCATAAAGTACCTGGTAGGATGGGTAAAAACTGGGATCTGGAGAACCACACACAGTCCACATACAGCTGGGGTCAGACCAGGGCTGGGGGAAAGCCTACAGCTGGTGGATGGGGCATACATTCACATTTGGGGGTAGGGTGATCTACAACCATTGTAGATATGGTCAACTGGTAATGTCGGATCGGCCACGTCAcagtttgtatgtgttttcCTGTTGATGCCCTGATGCCCACCCTGTATGGGTGGTTCCTACCTGCTGCAGACTCTGCTGAAGACTCTTACTTTCAAAAGCCTGATCTGGTTATATGGATTAAGTCCAATTAACCACAGTTTGTTGGGGTGCATTGAGCCTCCGTAATGTTCTGGGTCTCCTGGGTTGTATGTTAATATAACCAGCATGAAGTTCCCCATGCACCAACACTGCCGATGTGACAGCAGAGGGCGCCAGAGAGCCGCAGTGCAGATTATCAACTCTTCCAGGGAACCTTTGCAGAACTGCAAGTCAAAAAAATTGATCTGTGGTCATTctaacctgtttatttatgctTATTAATTTCTGTTGTTTTAAGATCATGCTGTGTTAATAATGGCTCAataaactatttgaatgtgcaTTTTAATCTGTCCATGACACCTTGGCTCCATGGTGATGAACAGCCCAGATTTGGACTGCCTTGAGTGTGTGGTTTGCAAAGCCAGGTGACATTATATGAAGGATGACGTACAAGCCTTCATCTTTCATTTCTGAAGTGTCAATTAAAAGATTTAATCTGTGATGGATAGAGGGTATGGAGGTATGTTTCAGAGAGGCATATCTATGAGGTAGACAGAGCTGGGTATTGTCAGCATAATAGTGGCATAATAGACCATGTGATTGGATAGTCAGAGCCGAGAAGGTGGTGTATACATCAAAGAGAAGTGTTCCCAGCACTTAGCCTTGTGGAACTCAAGTGCAGTGATGTTGAAGGTGGGCCCAATAAACCTTTTCCTGCCACAATTTGTCAACCAATGTCATGTATGCTTTAACAATTCCATGGATTCATTTGTAGGACCCAAACACCCATGTGTGTTTGGAGCATTGCTTCTGAGCAATAGAGCCTATTCTGTGTCATCAGCAGCAGGGACTGCGCACTACGGGGCAAACTAAAATTCACCTGCATAGTGGAAGTAAACCAGAAAACCTGGCTGAAATCCACGCCAACTGAAATTTACTGTGCTTATGTCTGGATGAATTGGCTTAGTGTTTATAATTTActtaatgtttttatgtgtgtccTACCAATACTTACTAGAACACAAAAAATTTACACTTGGACAATATTTACTATACAATGTCAAACAAATATATTGAAAGCTTtggaatcacatttacatttatgatttatggcatttatcagactcccacAGCGTATTTCaaagtagtgacagggacagtccccctggggacgcAATGGTTGTAAACAGGGTTTGAGTCCCTACTGCCACCCTTCAAAAGTTACGCTACAAGTCCTTGGGCTGGATTTAGACGCAACGTATGTGCTGTTGTCCCCACGACTGACGAAAACGCGAATACATGCAATGTTTGAATTGCAAAGCAACAGTTTTTAGTTTCCATCTTTGTAAAGACGCAGTGACGGCTGAAGGTTATGGAAAACAGTTCAGAAAAGAGCGAGAGAATTATGAAAGCATTTGTTTGTACCCAAATGGCAGCCGAGAAACACATATCAGCTCAGACAGGACGAAGCTCCCATTAACATCACGGAACGTACAGCAGACATGGGTGTCCTTCATCTTCTTATTCTCTCAGGTGTGTGTTTCGTGCATCTAAGGTTGATAGCTCGTAAGTCCAGGATCTCACATTATTACAATATGACCTATGATCAACTCTAAATTCAGATGCACTAGTTCCTTCTGATGTTCAGTTCCTGGTCAAGCTCTTGTTCTTTGACGGCAGGTCTTGGTGGCAGCTCCTGGACACTTGCTCCGCAGTACATCTTCGTGTACCAATGGACAACCTGGGCCTACGCACAGCAGTACTGCAGCGACATGGGCGCAGATATGGTCATCGTCCGGAACGTGGACGAAATGAACCAACTCAGAAACGTGATGGGCGCCCAGGACAACAGCAACTATTGGCTCGGACTGAAGCAGGGGACGAAACTGCAGTGGCAGTGGTCCTTCTGGAACAGCTCAGGGCCTCCCTCCTACACGAACTGGAAAACTGGCTGGCCTGGTAGCTTTGGGGACTGTGTGGCCATGAGCTCCCAGGGGCCGTGGATTAATGAAGACTGCGCCCAAGCTACGAACTTTGTGTGCCACAACGGTGAGTAATGTTTGCACCATAATTCAACCATAATTCAGTGGGGCAGACGTTCTGTTAACGGTCACccctgtgttgtgttgcagtgCGGAATTTAAGCCAGAACGTGTACGTGCCCGTGTTCACCCCGATGCCGTGGTCACAGGCTCGGCAATACTGCAGGAGCAACTACACCGACCTGGCCACCATCCCCAGCTCGACGGCACAGCAAGAAATGTTCAGTCTCACACCTGCCATGGCGTACTGGATCGGCCTGTTTAGGGACGCCTGGGAGTGGGCCAACGGGGACCAGTCCACCTTCAGACAGTGGGCCACCGTGCCACCCAGCAACGTTTCGGTTGAGGCCTGCGCTGCGGTGGACATGAACGGACTGTGGCACAGCCTGAGCTGCTCATCCTATCTCCCCTTCATTTGTCAGATGGGTGAGTATACGCCTCTCCAGTCGCACCAGACATGGTGGACGATTTCACTGCTGTGTCTAACTGTGTCTTCCTCCTCAGGAAAGGAGGAAAAGTCTTCTGTCATGCATGTAAGGGTGTCCTTCATCGGAAAGATGGACCCCAACGTCATACAAACAGCCATCCTGAACCAGGTCAGTTCCTGGAAGGTTTACCTTTGGTTAAATTACCCCAAGGGCATTTACTGTAGCATTGTTACAGTAAATATACCCAAATGCATGGTCATTGTTCACTGTTGTTGGAAGATTCCACAGATTATCAATTTATTCCAGATTTTATTACCACATAATGTTGCTGAACTCAGACCTGACCGACTGATACAACCCCAGATCATCCCAGTACAGCCTAGTAGGGACTATGCACGATGGTCGCATCACTACAGGCGCTTCATTTTGCAACAGAGCAAATCTGGACTCAGATCACGTGGCCATTCTTGAAGGCTTCCTGGCAAACTGAAGATCTGTGTCAGCAACACATGCCATTCCTAATTCCACGACTTGTTGTACCCAGCTGTGAGTTCAACTGTTGACCAGGTTTTCCAGATTCCATCGGAGCAGCTCCTCACCCAATTTTAGCTGTTACAGTTGGTTTTATTTGCTTGATCATTTTCCGGAATGAAAAGAGCTTTACTCGTTCCGTTAGGACTAAATAGCCGACTGCAACATACAAATGGctgcagtaattaaccaatGAGAAGCTCTAGCCTGTTTGCTCAATTAAGGATTTTTGCGTTTGTTGTTCGTAATTTCAACggcttttgtctgttttagatCAGAGCCAAACTGACAGCCAACGGGATGGCAAACACCACTATTTTGCAATGGAACATGAAGCCAGGTGGAGGGGCCTTCGGCACCAGCAATTAAGGCAAATTTGATGTTGTAAATACCATAAAGATCATTATAATCACGTATGGAAATACGCTACCAATCAAATGTTTGGACGGCCTTGCTCATTAATTGGTCTTTATAGGAAATTATAGGACAAAACTGAAGGCACAGGACAATGAAAAAACACGTGTGAGGTTATAATTATGAagaaaagttgaagatttgtctctcctgctgtgatggcagcatttcactctTGTCTTCTTGCCACCACCTTAAGGTGGACATCAGGGATGGTTTTCAACAGTCATTAAGGTTTAACACTTTCTTAgaattcactcatgttaatgagcatctcatcaagtggcttttgatgatgccactgcagcacaaagcagtcatgaaggtaaaaagattCAGAAACAGATTCAGCGAAAATACTTAATTTTCTCCTTCaacaaaaaatgctaaatatgtttcttgcattggattcttcaaaatggcttaaTCTTAATCTCCATAACCACCATAGAGCAGGTGCATCCTAACTTATGACTGGTATTGTATACTGTTGCCATTATTTCTCACTTTAGTAACACAAGTTATGGGCAAGAGTCTAAATGGTGGCATTATTTATTCGATATGAATCATTTACACGACTTGTATACACATTTCTGGTTCGTCACAATCAAATtaaaagtacagtacagtaacattATAGTTTTTAGATATTCCATTATGAAAGAGTAACTAGAAGACATccgatgttaataaattagtATTTAAAATTAGAAACTCGatcttttaaatgtaaacagagCCCTGGCTTCACAGCACCACAACAAAGTTCAAATTCCTGAAGGTTCTGCACTGGGAGAAGTTCAGGTCTCAGGACTCCATCCACAGGCAGGTGGGCTCAGGCCAGGGCTGGCGGTGGGCCCGCAGCGGGTGGACGGAGTCCAGGTCCAGCGTGGGAGCGATGGGGTGCGGGGAGGATAGGGACAGGCGCGCCGCCAGCAGCCCCATCCGcacgcacgtgtgtgtgtcGCAACCGCGCAGGATCCCCACCATCATCCCTCCAGCCAGGCTACGGCAGAGGGGTGGGGGTTACTGGATGGAAGATCTAACACGCTGCGGCGCGCGACTGGCCGTAATGTACCTGTCACCAGCTCCGGACACGTTCACAGTTTCATCTCCGGTCACCGCTACAGCCGGGTAGTGGACGGCGCACAAACGCCCTTTCTAGAGCAACAACAGGCATGAAACTTGcatgcatttccttttttttttcttgataaaTACACCTGAAGACACAAGTCCTGGCCTATTTTTGCGTGGACTTTGCATGTTCTTTTCTAGACAGGCCAGGTGCAGATACGGCAAATTGCCACTGGCAAACTGGCCGTGTGAAATTTGTGATGctaaggtgtgtgtggtgtgtgtgtgtgtgtgtgtgctgtcgaGCCGAGCCTCCTCACATTTTTTGGTCTCTTGGGCTGTAGATTAACAGAGGGGGCCTTGTGTTCCCCGCAAACGAGCACGCCCATGGAGCCCAGTGTGACAATTACACACTGGATGTGCTCCAGCAGGGGGCGTGAGAGAGCTGCAGCGCAGTTTATCTGCTCGTCCGGGGAGATCGGAAGCACTGagtgagaggggggggggagaaaaaggaaaaagatcTACTGTTAACGTTTGCATTCAAGTAACATTTTTTGATTGTATAATCTGCTGACTTAAAAAATGCTTCATAGTAAATATATCCTTCACTTCTAGACCTACTGTCACATCTAGGATTTCGTCTGCAGCTATCCATAGTTGTAGGATCTACATGTAActttccccccccaaaaaaactgcaGTATCTCAGACTTCATCTCTGTTTCAGCCGTACAGCTGCGAGCAGCACAAGCCTCAAACCTGCAGGCGTAGGCAGGCCCAGAGCGCGGTTCATGGTGCACAGCTCGGTGAGGTTGGGGGAGGTGTAGGTCAGGGCCTTCCAGCTCTGAGACAGGAAAGGCTT
Proteins encoded in this window:
- the LOC114767186 gene encoding macrophage mannose receptor 1-like, which produces MAVLHLLILSGLGGNGWVLAVQYLLVNEVKSWPDAQQHCRDMGADMAVVRDAGDMDRLAGSLGAQITSNVWIGLKKGTGLHWQWSYWESSEPVTYFVWHYGSPVATGDCVTMSVEGPWVNDDCAQAQYFVCHNMRIFSERVYVPVLTAVPWRQAQEYCRSNYTDLATIPDSAAYDLIYSLTPADPFWIGLFRDPWEWENGDQSSFRQWADGQPGNVSNEGCAGVDGSGLWRALSCLVTQCSSLEKSLSVLQVTFSFNASVDPNDPEIKTAILNQVRAKLTASGLSGSVQMQLEMKPGLGGSSWTLAPQYIFVYQWTTWAYAQQYCSDMGADMVIVRNVDEMNQLRNVMGAQDNSNYWLGLKQGTKLQWQWSFWNSSGPPSYTNWKTGWPGSFGDCVAMSSQGPWINEDCAQATNFVCHNVRNLSQNVYVPVFTPMPWSQARQYCRSNYTDLATIPSSTAQQEMFSLTPAMAYWIGLFRDAWEWANGDQSTFRQWATVPPSNVSVEACAAVDMNGLWHSLSCSSYLPFICQMGKEEKSSVMHVRVSFIGKMDPNVIQTAILNQIRAKLTANGMANTTILQWNMKPGGGAFGTSN